A single genomic interval of Arachis duranensis cultivar V14167 chromosome 7, aradu.V14167.gnm2.J7QH, whole genome shotgun sequence harbors:
- the LOC107458277 gene encoding uncharacterized protein LOC107458277 has protein sequence MRYDGTQDPQEHLMAFEARMNLEGVGDEVRCRAFPVTLAGPTIRWFNSLLQGSVTGFSEVSCAFLAQFTTRIAKAKHSINLLGVNQKTDETTKKYLDRFNDECLEIEGLTNSVASLCLTNGLLNEDFRKHLTTKPVWTMQEIQTVARKYINDEEVSRVVAANKRQTSYTQPRQHSNGERQKEHARDGGPSKAPRPFSRVGKFTNYTPLALPIIEVYQKIAKKGILSKPRPMKDRTGGNKSFCCVYHKGYGHKTQDCFDLKDAQEQAIRDEKLAEFSHLIREPRRRNRDYDGESPRISADFFKN, from the coding sequence ATGAGGTATGACGGAACTCAAGACCCGCAGGAGCACCTCATGGCCTTCGAGGCCAGGATGAACCTGGAGGGAGTGGGAGACGAAGTAAGGTGCCGCGCCTTCCCGGTCACCCTAGCAGGCCCTACGATACGGTGGTTCAATAGTCTCCTCCAGGGCTCTGTGACCGGCTTCTCAGAGGTTAGTTGCGCCTTCTTAGCACAATTCACCACCAGGATCGCGAAGGCAAAACACTCGATCAATCTGCTTGGCGTCAATCAGAAAACCGACGAGACGACCAAGAAGTACTTAGATCGCTTCAACGACGAATGCCTGGAGATCGAGGGGTTAACCAATTCAGTGGCCAGTCTCTGCCTGACGAACGGGCTCCTTAACGAAGACTTCAGAAAGCACCTCACCACAAAGCCAGTCTGGACGATGCAAGAAATCCAAACGGTAGCCCGCAAATACATTAATGATGAGGAGGTCAGTCGAGTTGTGGCCGCCAACAAGCGGCAGACCTCCTACACTCAACCCAGGCAACACAGCAATGGAGAAAGACAGAAGGAGCACGCCAGAGATGGCGGACCGAGCAAGGCACCCAGACCATTTTCTCGTGTTGGAAAATTCACCAACTACACTCCTCTCGCCCTCCCCATCATAGAAGTTTATCAAAAAATAGCCAAAAAGGGAATCTTGTCAAAGCCCCGACCTATGAAGGACCGAACTGGGGGGAACAAGAGCTTCTGCTGTGTTTACCATAAGGGCTATGGACACAAAACGCAGGATTGCTTTGACCTGAAGGACGCACAAGAACAAGCAATCAGGGACGAAAAACTAGCCGAATTCTCCCACCTCATCAGAGAGCCGAGAAGACGAAATCGCGACTACGATGGGGAATCTCCGCGGATATCTgcggatttttttaaaaattaa
- the LOC107458291 gene encoding protein CHUP1, chloroplastic, translating into MAMFLMRKGEKMLKEESESEIFSPKKIITQVQMSKNELLEKENLELKQEVARLKSLIVSLKAHNVERKSMLWKKIHKSIDDSNSDSQLHKAAVMAEKCPENQNVLTNQEFKDSIKEGSVTKVPNPPPSPPSFLLPSHNKLQLGAPPPPPPALLKSSIGLKAVRRVPEVIELYRSLTRKEANTENRINLNGGIPALAFTRNMIEEIENRSSYLSAIKCEVQRQGDFVNLLIKEVESTSFSDISEVETFIRWLDGELSSLVDERSVLKHFPQWPEQKVDALREAACNYRDLKSLELEVSCYEENPKEALPQALKRIHALQDRLETSVSAKERTREITTNKYRNFHIPWDWMMDTGLVGQMKLSSLRLAKEFMKRVTKELESREALQEDNLLLQGVKFAFRVHQFAGGFDPETTQAFQELKRVGGVQRSYSNMIKCTKFDKSCQKLM; encoded by the exons ATGGCTATGTTTCTGATGAGGAAAGGAGAGAAAATGTTGAAAGAAGAGAGTGAGTCTGAGATCTTTTCACCAAAGAAGATAATAACTCAAGTTCAAATGTCAAAGAATGAGTTACTCGAGAAAGAAAACCTGGAGCTCAAGCAAGAAGTGGCGCGCTTGAAGTCTCTGATAGTTTCGCTGAAAGCACACAACGTGGAGAGAAAATCCATGCTGTGGAAGAAGATTCATAAGTCAATAGACGACAGCAATTCAGATTCACAGCTACACAAAGCAGCCGTTATGGCAGAAAAGTGTCCTGAAAACCAGAATGTGCTTACAAATCAAGAATTCAAAGATTCAATAAAGGAGGGTTCTGTAACAAAAGTACCAAATCCACCGCCAAGTCCGCCTTCATTCCTACTTCCTTCGCATAACAAGTTGCAGCTCGGAGCGCCGCCTCCGCCTCCTCCGGCTCTGCTAAAATCATCAATAGGATTGAAGGCGGTGCGACGTGTTCCAGAAGTCATCGAGCTCTATCGTTCCCTAACGAGGAAGGAAGCCAACACCGAAAACAGAATAAACCTTAATGGAGGAATCCCTGCACTAGCATTCACCAGAAACATGATTGAAGAAATCGAAAACCGCTCGTCTTACCTGTCCGCT ATAAAATGCGAAGTTCAAAGACAAGGCGACTTCGTGAATTTGTTAATCAAAGAGGTGGAATCGACGTCGTTTTCGGATATTTCAGAGGTGGAGACATTCATCAGGTGGCTGGATGGAGAACTGTCTTCATTGGTGGATGAAAGATCAGTGCTGAAGCATTTTCCACAATGGCCGGAACAAAAAGTTGATGCGCTTCGCGAAGCGGCTTGTAACTACCGAGATCTGAAGAGTCTTGAATTGGAAGTTTCATGTTATGAGGAGAATCCGAAAGAGGCTCTGCCTCAGGCTTTGAAGAGGATTCATGCGTTGCAAGACAG GTTGGAGACTAGTGTTAGTGCTAAAGAAAGAACAAGGGAGATTACTACCAACAAGTACAGGAATTTTCATATCCCATGGGACTGGATGATGGACACAGGCCTCGTTGGTCAG ATGAAGCTAAGTTCATTGAGGTTGGCAAAAGAATTCATGAAAAGAGTGACTAAGGAATTGGAGTCTCGTGAAGCATTGCAAGAAGATAACCTCTTACTACAAGGAGTAAAATTTGCATTCCGGGTACACCAG TTTGCAGGTGGCTTTGATCCGGAGACCACACAAGCATTTCAAGAATTGAAGAGGGTTGGTGGTGTTCAGCGAAGCTATAGCAACATGATCAAATGCACTAAATTTGACAAAAGTTGTCAGAAACTTATGTAG